In the Cryptococcus neoformans var. neoformans JEC21 chromosome 1, complete sequence genome, one interval contains:
- a CDS encoding two-component sensor molecule, putative, which produces MSRTPISPRPNSNPRVPPSSAAFLQHLHSDPSSHHITLSGHRVSGLSLSPQSLTGEGDLLDINGTSEPSISPSLHSHLSPVSSGTSSGPSPLGSVGRAPSKRARPKTAPSRNDEWPLGRSYETSPDLPPLIPPQADEHLRSSPVGDLCTNAMTMDEGLVDAMEALSTSGEPKSYLIGRSESLAGTAESHTGPSKPSPASMNWSTFAQAYAHGLFDPNRVPNPPTPNETPTEFQSARSSPGQKYSSLPLNHKYSMPTVPHNRSGSSSENYSSKSSKDSVSTNASSAPSTSSASASGKQMSMAASLAARKKAYELENIRSKPSGLALNTDKLSLPSYSLAAATVRMASTSILNDLAPLSMPSPERELTDPLASVVSFDSSSTKKDSARSDPGSSRFPLHHSVSSAANPYTSSLRLPTIQASPVTTPLEGPHRPKGKDRSPPRARHGIVNSRIPSASAPLEKTAEAESSTDYFGAVAVAAVSPQETDSSSTATDPTPTGPSLELRKTTPLRSNSVVPEPSPRQQKDPLPPLVTPSDLNRIYDQYGWLPAPLPPDEAARRRALYRFSILHSAPDINFNRIAHMTKLVFNPKAVLITLIDSDTQWFKSQSGFTVEQGGRISSFCAHTILPRTDEPFVVLDTSSDWRFENNPNVVGPNSIRFYAGAPLRTADGFNVGALCILDDKPRTEFPPRSRLILKEFAAVTMREMELWRDKLQLRVRDKIQTSMEKFTRECLEMDSASPTSDAETVNKMEHVYSRAAQLVCSTIGLDGCFILDISQIEMVQTNTPTGKKSTYRANPYGAAENTSPVLERSESFGPVNPFPVLAAVPTAKSTRALTPYEHEKLSDFMQNHHDGRIFEGAAPQWIRYMFPQSFRYGMAVPIYGVDQQPFAMICAYTANPEKQFLEGYELQFLRAIGVIILSAVLRRRMALADKTKSILISSVSHELRTPLHGILAAAELLSDTQLDSNQLSFLKTVQTCGNSLIETVNHVLDFTKLSGTQSCKGSPSDLGKVNLAALVEQTVEGCWIGQRARFFMGDSDIGSFYAPPAPTSIVPKSKRALVGEELSHVETVVDIDMREKGWMVRCEKGGLRRVLMNLVGNSFKFTKNGYIQVSLREMPHEPGSKTIPVEMTVVDTGKGIGKDFLKDQLFHPFSQENPLQTGTGLGLAIVNTIVRSDSVNGKVDVWSAEGVGTEIKVTFDVEVVDDDDGQPSISSSSSVVSATSTFGHGLSVSFVGFNPKHQGHMLSCEVFTRYVNYWYFSIEDQQRADILIVNELEELVNHPMAAQKPILLLSVQRGFESTALAEKINRGGGFCQVVYKPVGPSALQKALNAAVHWIEERDSSDKSDILGGNVTGINLEGNSYRPSISRGSSGESHESHSTISELSNARFNQQSSINSRLPLQRRRSEENEQAPRRPSMAPRGMTYHSSRKMQRSSNDSAGSTPSQVPPSPTSSIPTIPLADGGVMLKAATVSAEAPRKEKMGRVMVVEDNVINRRVLGAFLKKRGFEYAEAVDGQAGVELFENAPPNYWDVILMDISMPIMNGHQATRAIRRIEATRRNSLSDIPIVPPPGKPVTISSQKAVQARVKIFALTGLATPDDKREAFWSGVDGYLVKPVSLSSLDIIFKKIGF; this is translated from the exons ATGTCCCGCACTCCGATATCTCCTCGGCCCAACTCTAACCCTCGTGTCCCCCCCTCTTCCGCTGCATTCCTTCAGCACCTCCACAGCGACCCTTCATCTCACCATATCACCCTTTCGGGCCATCGTGTATCTGGCCTTTCTCTATCCCCGCAATCACTCACAGGGGAAGGGGATCTTTTGGATATTAATGGCACTTCGGAACCTTCAATTAGCCCTTCCCTCCACTCGCATCTTTCCCCAGTATCTTCGGGCACGAGTTCTGGACCGTCTCCTTTAGGAAGCGTCGGCAGAGCACCTTCAAAACGTGCAAGACCCAAAACGGCTCCATCAAGAAACGATGAATGGCCCCTGGGAAGAAGCTACGAGACAAGTCCTGATCTTCCGCCTCTCATTCCACCACAAGCAGATGAGCATTTACGTTCAAGTCCGGTTGGAGACCTCTGTACCAATGCCATGACGATGGATGAGGGATTGGTCGATGCTATGGAGGCGCTCTCAACTTCAGGAGAGCCAAAATCGTATTTGATAGGTCGGTCAGAGTCTCTGGCCGGGACGGCAGAGTCACACACGGGGCCTTCCAAGCCTTCTCCTGCAAGTATGAATTGGTCGACCTTTGCACAAGCGTATGCCCACGGCTTGTTTGATCCCAATAGGGTCCCTAATCCTCCAACACCGAATGAGACTCCTACGGAATTCCAGTCTGCCCGATCATCTCCCGGCCAAAAATACTCTTCACTTCCCCTCAACCACAAATACTCAATGCCTACTGTCCCACATAATCGTAGCGGAAGTAGCTCCGAGAATTATAGTTCCAAAAGTTCAAAAGACTCGGTATCCACGAACGCGAGTTCAGcaccctcaacctcaagcGCGTCGGCGAGTGGAAAGCAGATGTCCATGGCGGCATCGCTTGCtgcaaggaagaaagctTACGAACTAGAGAATATCCGTAGTAAGCCAAGTGGCCTGGCGTTAAATACCGACAagctttctcttccttcgtATTCTCTAGCCGCCGCCACAGTACGCATGGCGTCAACCAGTATCCTCAATGATCTTGCGCCTTTGTCTATGCCTAGTCCTGAGCGTGAACTCACTGACCCACTAGCTTCTGTTGTATCTTTCGACTCCTCAAGTACAAAGAAGGATAGTGCCCGCTCCGACCCTGGATCGTCAAGGTTTCCTTTGCACCACAGCGTATCGAGTGCGGCGAACCCATACACATCTAGCTTGCGATTACCTACTATTCAAGCAAGCCCCGTGACGACACCCCTTGAAGGCCCACATAGGCCGAAAGGTAAAGATAGGTCTCCACCGCGAGCACGCCATGGCATAGTTAATAGCCGCATTCCCTCCGCTTCTGCGCCTCTAGAGAAGACTGCTGAAGCAGAATCGTCAACAGATTATTTTGGAGCCGTTGCGGTCGCTGCTGTTTCTCCGCAAGAGACTgattcttcatccacagCGACTGATCCCACTCCCACAGGCCCATCTTTGGAACTGCGGAAGACTACACCTCTCAGGTCCAACTCTGTAGTTCCCGAACCTTCTCCACGGCAACAAAAAGACCCTTTGCCGCCCTTGGTTACCCCTTCAGATCTCAATCGTATCTACGATCAGTATGGCTGGCTGCCGGCTCCTTTACCCCCTGACGAAGCAGCGAGGCGAAGAGCTCTGTACAGATTTAGCATCCTGCATAGCGCTCCAGATATCAACTTCAACCGCATAGCACATATGACTAAACTAGTCTTTAACCCCAAAGCTGTTCTCATCACCTTGATAGACAGTGATACACAATGGTTCAAGTCTCAAAGCGGTTTCACTGTGGAGCAAGGGGGAAGAATATCTAGCTTCTGCGCTCATACGATTTTACCAAG AACCGATGAACCCTTTGTCGTACTGGATACGTCGTCGGACTGGCGATTCGAAAATAACCCCAACGTTGTTGGACCAAATTCCATCCGCTTCTATGCAGGCGCACCTTTGCGAACAGCGGATGGGTTCAACGTTGGCGCATTGTGTATTTTGGATGACAAGCCACGTACAGAGTTTCCCCCACGGTCACGTTTGATCCTTAAGGAATTTGCTGCCGTTACTatgagagagatggaacTATGGCGAGATAAG CTTCAATTGCGAGTTCGGGACAAGATTCAAACAAGTATGGAAAAGTTCACTCGTGAGTGCTTGGAGATGGATAGCGCCTCGCCCACTTCCGATGCGGAAACGGTCAACAAAATGGAGCATGTCTACTCGCGCGCTGCACAACTTGTCTGTTCCACCATTGGTTTAGACGGGTGCTTTATTCTGGACATCTCCCAGATTGAAATGGTACAAACAAATACTCCGACCGGCAAGAAGTCGACCTATCGGGCCAACCCATATGGTGCGGCTGAGAATACTTCGCCAGTGCTGGAACGAAGCGAATCGTTTGGACCAGTCAACCCCTTTCCAGTCCTTGCGGCTGTCCCCACAGCAAAAAGCACTCGCGCCCTTACACCATACGAACACGAGAAGCTTTCAGACTTCATGCAAAATCATCATGATGGCCGAATCTTTGAAGGTGCAGCGCCTCAGTGGATTAGGTATATGTTCCCTCAGTCGTTCCGCTACGGTATGGCCGTTCCGATCTATGGTGTGGATCAGCAGCCATTTGCGATGATTTGTGCGTATACAGCCAACCCGGAAAAACAATTCTTGGAAGGATACGAATTGCAGTTCTTGCGTGCAATTGGTGTCATCATTTTGTCAGCAGTCCTCAGAAGGCGCATGGCGCTAGCTGACAAGACGAAAAGCATCCTTATCTCTTCAGTCAGTCACGAACTTCGTACGCCTCTGCATGGTATTCTTGCAGCTGCGGAGCTTCTCAGCGATACCCAGCTTGACTCCAACCAACTCTCTTTTCTCAAAACTGTTCAAACATGCGGCAACTCACTTATTGAAACAGTCAATCATGTCCTCGATTTTACAAAATTGAGTGGTACCCAGAGCTGTAAGGGTTCTCCTTCGGACTTGGGCAAAGTAAACTTGGCTGCGTTAGTGGAGCAGACCGTGGAGGGATGCTGGATAGGCCAGCGAGCGAGATTTTTCATGGGCGACTCAGATATCGGAAGCTTCTATGCTCCACCTGCACCAACGAGTATCGTACCCAAGTCAAAGCGGGCGCTGGTGGGAGAGGAACTATCGCATGTGGAAACGGTTGTAGACATAGACATGCGGGAGAAG GGCTGGATGGTGCGTTGCGAAAAGGGCGGATTGCGGCGAGTCTTGATGAACCTCGTGGGGAATTCTTTCAAGTTCACCAAG AATGGTTACATTCAGGTCTCCTTACGTGAAATGCCTCACGAGCCAGGGTCGAAAACGATCCCAGTGGAGATGACTGTCGTCGATACTGGCAAAGGTATTGGCAAAGATTTCCTCAAAGATCAGCTAttccatcccttctcgCAAGAAAATCCGCTGCAGACAGGTACAGGCCTTGGGCTGGCAATCGTCAATACGATCGTCCGGTCGGATAGCGTCAACGGGAAAGTTGATGTGTGGTCTGCCGAGGGTGTCGGAACCGAGATCAAAGTCACGTTTGATGTAGAAGTGgttgacgacgacgatggaCAACCATCAATATCCTCCAGTTCATCTGTTGTATCAGCCACTTCTACCTTCGGACATGGCTTGTCAGTTTCATTTGTTGGTTTTAACCCGAAGCACCAGGGCCACATGCTTTCCTGCGAGGTTTTCACTCGCTATGTAAATTACTGGTATTTCAGCATCGAAGATCAGCAACGTGCagacatcctcatcgtgaacgagcttgaagagctTGTAAATCACCCGATGGCGGCTCAGAAAcctattcttcttctctctgtACAGAGAGGTTTTGAATCTACTGCCCTTGCTGAGAAAATCAATCGTGGCGGAGGTTTCTGTCAAGTTGTCTATAAGCCAGTCGGTCCTAGTGCTCTTCAGAAGGCACTGAATGCTGCTGTTCACTGGATTGAGGAGCGTGATTCGTCAGACAAATCAGATATTTTGGGTGGGAACGTTACTGGCATAAACCTTGAAGGTAACTCTTATCGCCCTTCGATCTCGCGTGGTTCTTCAGGTGAAAGCCACGAATCACACTCCACTATCAGCGAGCTCTCAAATGCTCGGTTCAATCAACAGAGCAGCATCAATTcacgtcttcctcttcaacgcCGCAGATCTGAGGAGAATGAACAGGCACCCAGACGACCGAGTATGGCGCCACGAGGGATGACGTATCATTCAAGTAGAAAAATGCAACGTAGCAGCAACGATTCGGCTGGCTCGACACCTTCGCAGGTGCCACCATCACCTACATCATCAATCCCAACCATTCCTCTAGCGGATGGCGGTGTCATGCTCAAGGCAGCAACGGTATCAGCGGAGGCGCCtaggaaagaaaaaatgggCAGGGTGATGGTCGTCGAAGACAACGTAATCAATCGTAGGGTTCTGGGGGCGTTTCTGAAAAAGAGG GGTTTTGAATATGCAGAGGCAGTGGATGGACAGGCAGGTGTGGAGCTCTTTGAGAACGCACCTCCTAATTACTGGGA CGTCATCCTTATGGATATATCGATGCCAATCATGAACGGCCATCAAGCTACCCGTGCCATCCGACGTATTGAAGCGACACGCAGGAACAGTCTGTCTGATATACCGATAGTGCCGCCGCCGGGTAAACCGGTGACCATTTCGTCGCAGAAAGCGGTGCAAGCACGAGTCAAAATATTCGCATTGACAGGGTTGGCGACCCCAGATGACAAGAGAGAGGCATTTTGGAGTGGCGTTGATGGATA TCTGGTGAAACCTGTATCGCTGTCGAGTTTAGATATAATCTTTAAGA AGATTGGATTTTGA
- a CDS encoding expressed protein has translation MEDRLHSLSKGVFVIPFEPAALNEEDREDTHSSTRDTLDRLYETTLQIYEDAGAEYEQEKTNEQLDDIADWLERYKATAFLQLPQRTNRLPVAILQNASSSLPDRITSLDATSYTLLGRDAPDVAAALRSIAIGFTGDTLGSGRKSSQASIDEVENWWQANGKGLPLMLYIQDAQTIPASVLSEITYILALHAGLPIRLLLSVPSAAVFLSSWGHIEPSSVDVSILRSGRSRRGAGGIDAIIRSSSEAPFKISDDLAEELRSNETLLGGGIAAAMKTLKWLLLHHSLSSPLALLVEKTKNSEQERVMQSLLNAVKSSPVNPSIPRRDLFELNPHPDMFSVLNPAPRTSILHSLSDPQDILPFFAASAPEKPSPNHHKSAKRKAVSASMDNEKRRKTGELEKLKINEEDQVLELKRLQTLFELWKSAGKTVNLWDWLDSFQGEDERGSEENKEANSAQVGSEQTDKDENIDKESRNEAPKRAAQEENRLHATFIRFVEEARMLGLIRARGKGRKADEVIKSVGLV, from the exons ATGGAAGACAGACTCCACTCTCTTAGCAAG GGAGTGTTTGTGATACCTTTCGAACCTGCTG CCCTTAACGAGGAGGATCGGGAGGACACTCACTCATCCACGCGGGATACGCTGGATCGACTTTATGAAACAACTCTTCAGATCTATGAGGATGCAGGGGCC GAATATGAACAAGAAAAAACGAATGAGCAGTTGGACGATATTGCAGATTGGCTGGAGCGGTATAAAGCTACAGCTTTTTTGCAACTCCCTCAAAGAACCAACAGGCTTCCTGTCGCTATTCTTCAGA ATGCGTCTTCCTCACTACCCGATCGTATAACTTCTCTGGATGCGACGTCTTACACACTGCTTGGAAGAGATGCACCGGATGTGGCCGCAGCCCTGCGATCAATTGCAATTGGCTTCACTGGAGATACTTTGGGGTCAGGTAGAAAGTCAAGTCAAGCAAGCATAGATGAGGTCGAGAACTGGTGGCAGGCGAATGGAAAGG GATTGCCTCTCATGTTATATATTCAAGACGCACAAACAATACCGGCATCTGTGCTGTCAGAAATTACTTATATACTTGC TCTTCACGCTGGGCTTCCAATAAGGCTCCTACTGTCCGTCCCGTCAGCTGCAGTCTTCTTATCATCGTGGGGTCACATTGAGCCAAGCTCCGTTGATGTGTCCATCTTAAGATCAGGCCGCTCCCGAAGAGGAGCGGGAGGGATCGACGCTATAATACGG AGTTCCTCTGAAGCCCCATTCAAAATCAGCGACGACTTGGCCGAAGAGCTAAGATCTAATGAGACACTCCTTGGTGGAGGGATAGCGGCTGCGATGAAAACGCTGAAG TGGTTGCTGCTACATCATTCTCTCAGCTCTCCCCTGGCGTTACTGGTCGAGAAAACGAAAAATTCTGAGCAAGAACGAGTAATGCAATCGTTGTTGAACGCCGTGAAATCAAGTCCGGTAAATCCCTCGATACCCCGGAGAGATTTGTTTGAATTGAACCCTCATCCTGACATGTTTTCT GTTCTCAACCCTGCCCCACGCAcatccatcctccactccCTCTCAGATCCCCAGGATATTCTACCTTTCTTCGCTGCGTCGGCACCTGAGAAACCGTCTCCAAACCACCATAAGTCCGCCAAACGGAAAGCGGTATCCGCTAGTATGGATAacgaaaaaagaagaaagacggGAGAGCTTGAAAAGCTGAAGATAAACGAGGAAGACCAGGTTCTAGAACTAAAGAGACTTCAAACGTTGTTTGAGCTCTGGAAAAGTGCAGGGAAGACAGTTAACTTGTGGGACTGGCTAGACAGCTTTCAAGGGGAGGACGAGAGGGGGAGTGAAGAGAACAAAGAAGCAAATAGTGCCCAAGTCGGATCTGAACAGACGGACAAGGATGAAAACATAGATAAGGAGTCGCGTAATGAAGCACCCAAAAGAGCTGCGCAGGAAGAGAATAGATTGCATGCGACTTTTATCAGGTTCGTGGAAGAAGCGAGGATGCTTGGTCTTATCAGAGCccgaggaaagggaagaaaggcaGACGAAGTTATCAAGAGTGTTGGCTTGGTGTAA